In the Podospora pseudocomata strain CBS 415.72m chromosome 5, whole genome shotgun sequence genome, one interval contains:
- a CDS encoding hypothetical protein (COG:C; EggNog:ENOG503NYEJ) — MSADFWAGYLSGAASIIIGNPLDVLKVRLQASSSSSFSSSSPSTTITTTNPRILTTPRNLLLGTAAPILTYGALNALLFVSYNRSESYLNSLFPSPSQPGQQGGKGSNLTTTFLAGCISGLATFLVSCPTEIIKVRSQTSSTSSWNVTTQILRQNRVKGLYQAGGVTVLRDSIGYGFYFWGYELSSGWYNSFFGTTTEETTGRALLCGGVAGVLTWASIFPLDVVKTRMQTRDMAGEQQGLLGSGGKGKGAWQTGREIYAREGIKPFFRGLGVCSLRAFVVNAVQFAVYEGAMARLTGRDEKVGVLQEGFAG; from the coding sequence atgtCAGCCGACTTCTGGGCCGGCTACCTCTCGGGCGCAGCCTCCATCATAATCGGCAACCCCCTCGACGTCCTCAAAGTCCGACTCCAAGCcagttcctcttcctctttctcttcctcttccccttccaccaccataaccaccaccaacccaagAATCCTAACTACCCcccgcaacctcctcctcggcacagcagcccccatcctcacctaCGGCGCCTTGAACGCCCTGCTTTTTGTGTCGTATAACCGCTCAGAGTCCTACCTCAACTCTTTGtttccttccccctcccaacccggccagcaaggaggaaaaggatcAAACCTCACAACCACCTTCCTAGCAGGCTGCATCTCCGGCCTCGCCACCTTTTTGGTGTCTTGCCCAACCGAGATCATCAAAGTCCGTTCGCaaacctcctcgacctcctcctggAATGTAACAACCCAAATCCTACGGCAGAATCGCGTAAAAGGTCTCTACCAAGCCGGGGGGGTGACCGTTTTGAGAGATAGCATAGGGTACGGGTTTTATTTCTGGGGGTACGAGCTCTCCTCCGGATGGTACAACTCCTTCTTCGGCACCACAACAGAGGAAACAACAGGGAGGGCGCTCCTCTGCGgtggggtggcgggggtgttgACCTGGGCGAGTATTTTCCCTTTGGATGTCGTCAAGACCAGGATGCAAACTCGGGACATGGCGGGAGAACAACAAGGTTTGTTGGGGAgtggaggaaaaggcaaagggGCGTGGCAGACGGGGAGGGAAATCTACGCGAGAGAAGGGATAAAACCCTTCTTTCGGGGGCTAGGAGTCTGCAGTCTGAGGGCGTTTGTGGTCAATGCCGTGCAGTTTGCCGTTTATGAGGGGGCTATGGCTAGGTTGACGGGGAGGGACGAAAAGGTGGGGGTTTTGCAAGAGGGCTTTGCTGGGTGA
- a CDS encoding hypothetical protein (EggNog:ENOG503NU3D; COG:B; COG:K), with product MPTLRERPSRGDISPAKKSSGNSSQFSPSTSKSARSFLRESVPRDAIEVRETIEAKGDQEEDVDMADADAPTRPSIKGGPDADIEMVDAGAASIDAKPDVDADGDVDADGEPDADGEPDEQAQEDQEESDEEKDMLQLIRETSEYLCGYTIKVDGEDHEIASGFQRLVNKRSLPDYFEVIKEPMAFSTIRGKLNKRTYTSFKEFVHDVTRICHNAQVYNRPSAPIFSDAGRLLEVFKEKLAELVKDGDITAEEAVLPDLGPLPEFEDSPHPEDDEEEEQDDEEEEEDEEEEDDDSDDEGRRRRSRRGGRRARRGADNDDDPHKKRGRPPKVLTPLEARTQSLLKGLRRFKSDDGQLRILSFERLPDKADMPDYYASIRNPIALDTIKKKHKRKKYTTIDQVLQDIELMFGNALQFNEEGSQVHEDATELLKQARLLTEEEKAKPDDEFRDEDGKLPLSHIEHKGEVWRVGDWVHIRNANDLQKPIVAQLYRLWSDASGQKWVNACWYYRPEQTVHRFDKHFYENEVVKTGQYRDHPIEDVEDRCFVMFITRYPRGRPRGLPRDKAVYLCEARYNEEKFKFNKIKTWTSCLPDEVRDRDYEMDLFEQPRVLRKVPSPIKHLLQADAKETDDLPKPTWRSMNAPPLIGAVHRRPREPNESPPPAPNPLLHTAVAPVPLAIGPPRVAMKVEHSVAGAPPYQHHAAVAPAPIHSPASHYRMQHFVPQQPPPSVPSPHPAPLHLQPQPQQPMPMHVPPHPGMGQQMQPSPHYPPHGYPQQYGPQQPPAPPPQPLHYQQHPPPPIAPAFEQHQHHPQHHRQVHPAPPVMTPSRPPMAPAPSIAPLAHPNGPPANVYNPPRAPEAYTLAEHADAAIPKEVREQFQRDENGRVFFFTAPPLKRANNGVSQEYAHLGHSVEHLANIKQIRAERARKRKERDEALAREHEANKKRSPSEEASAQKSIEQEQQARAQLMEKVILDWCAELNKGTEALEKDLGEGWKEMMQQSREENKGLTEEEIKQKNLRWFYEDLEKTGKITSEKRKEMEKMFLNKKHLEA from the exons ATGCCCACTTTGCGCGAACGTCCCAGCAGAGGCGATATCTCGCCCGCCAAGAAGAGCTCCGGAAACAGCTCCCAATTCTCACCCAGCACAAGCAAATCCGCCAGATCCTTCCTCCGAGAGAGTGTTCCCAGGGACGCCATCGAAGTCCGAGAAACGATAGAAGCCAAGGGCGACCAGGAAGAAGACGTCGACATGGCCGACGCTGACGCGCCGACGCGCCCAAGCATCAAGGGAGGCCCCGATGCCGACATCGAAATGGTTGATGCCGGAGCTGCCAGCATTGACGCGAAACCAGATGTCGATGCAGATGGCGACGTagatgctgatggggagcCTGATGCCGACGGCGAGCCAGACGAACAGGCGCAAGAAGACCAGGAAGAATCAGACGAAGAGAAGGATATGCTCCAGCTCATCAGAGAAACATCCGAATACTTGTGTGGTTACACAATCAAGGTTGATGGAGA AGACCACGAGATTGCCTCGGGGTTTCAGCGCCTCGTCAACAAGCGCAGCCTCCCAGACTATTTTGAAGTCATCAAAGAGCCAATGGCTTTTAGTACCATAAGA GGCAAGCTTAACAAAAGAACCTATACCTCGTTCAAAGAGTTCGTGCATGACGTGACTCGCATATGCCACAATGCGCAGGTGTACAACAGGCCCTCTGCTCCCATCTTTTCCGATGCTGGCCGTCTGCTGGAAGTGTTCAAAGAAAAGCTTGCAGAGCTGGTAAAGGACGGTGATATTACTGCAGAGGAAGCTGTGCTGCCGGACCTTGGACCACTGCCAGAGTTTGAAGATTCCCCTCACCctgaagacgacgaagaggaagagcaagatgatgaggaagaggaagaagatgaggaagaagaggatgacgatTCGGACGACGAAGGCAGGCGGCGTCGCTCAAGAAGAGGTGGGCGTCGGGCGAGGAGAGGCGCAGACAACGACGATGATCCTCACAAAAAGCGTGGCAGACCGCCCAAGGTCTTGACACCTCTGGAGGCGCGAACCCAGTCGCTTCTGAAGGGGCTGCGGAGGTTCAAGAGCGACGATGGCCAGCTGCGAATTTTGTCGTTCGAGAGGCTTCCTGACAAGGCTGACATGCCCGACTATTATGCCTCGATTCGAAACCCCATTGCGctcgacaccatcaagaagaagcacaagcgcaaaaagtacaccaccatcgaccaGGTCCTGCAGGATATAGAGTTGATGTTTGGCAACGCTCTGCAGTTCAACGAGGAGGGGAGCCAGGTTCATGAAGACGCTACCGAGTTGTTGAAGCAGGCGCGTCTTCTTactgaagaggagaaggccaagccTGACGATGAGTTTcgtgatgaggatggaaagCTACCACTATCACATATCGAGCACAAAGGAGAGGTCTGGAGAGTTG GCGACTGGGTCCATATTCGTAATGCGAATGACTTGCAAAAACCAATCGTTGCCCAGCTCTACCGGCTCTGGTCTGACGCTTCTGGTCAAAAATGGGTGAATGCGTGCTGGTACTACCGGCCGGAGCAGACAGTTCATCGCTTTGACAAGCATTTTTATGAGAACGAGGTAGTCAAGACGGGGCAGTACCGTGACCACCCCATTGAAGATGTCGAGGATCGCTGCTTCGTCATGTTCATCACGCGGTACCCCAGAGGTCGGCCGCGTGGGCTGCCTCGGGACAAGGCTGTGTATCTGTGTGAGGCGCGCTACAACGAGGAAAAGTTCAAGTTTAACAAGATCAAGACTTGGACCAGCTGTCTGCCAGACGAGGTGCGCGATCGGGACTATGAAATGGACCTGTTTGAGCAGCCACGGGTGCTAAGAAAGGTTCCCAGTCCCATCAAGCACCTCTTGCAAGCTGATGCTAAAGAGACCGACGACCTTCCCAAGCCCACCTGGAGGAGCATGAACGCGCCTCCCCTAATTGGAGCCGTCCACCGCCGGCCGCGCGAGCCAAAT GAGTCGCCTCCCCCCGCTCCGAATCCCTTGCTGCACACAGCGGTCGCACCTGTGCCGCTGGCCATCGGACCTCCTCGTGTCGCCATGAAGGTCGAACATAGTGTCGCGGGAGCACCGCCCTATCAGCACCATGCTGCCGTCGCGCCTGCGCCCATCCACTCGCCGGCTTCTCACTATCGCATGCAGCACTTTGTGCCACAACAGCCACCGCCCTCGGTCCCCAGTCCTCACCCGGCAccgctccatctccaaccccagccccagcagcCGATGCCAATGCACGTGCCGCCCCATCCTGGTATGGGACAGCAAATGCAGCCAAGCCCACACTACCCACCCCATGGGTACCCACAACAGTACGGCCCGCAGCAGCCACCGGCTCCGCCGCCGCAACCACTTCACTATCAgcaacaccctccaccacccattGCGCCCGCTTTcgagcaacatcaacatcacccccagcaccaccgccaagtTCATCCCGCGCCCCCCGTCATGACACCCTCTCGCCCACCCATGGCTCCCGCCCCCAGCATCGCACCTCTCGCGCACCCCAACGGCCCACCAGCCAATGTGTACAATCCGCCTAGGGCTCCAGAGGCGTATACTCTCGCTGAGCACGCCGACGCGGCCATCCCCAAGGAAGTCCGTGAGCAGTTTCAACGCGACGAGAATGGTCGTGTCTTCTTTTTCACGGCCCCTCCGCTCAAGCGCGCCAACAATGGCGTCTCACAAGAATATGCCCACCTGGGTCACAGCGTGGAGCACCTGGCCAACATCAAACAGATCCGTGCAGAGCGCGCGCGTAAACGCAAGGAGAGGGACGAGGCTCTTGCCCGTGAGCAtgaggccaacaagaagcgATCACCAAGCGAAGAGGCGTCCGCGCAGAAATCGattgagcaggagcagcaagcCCGAGCACAACTGATGGAGAAGGTCATTCTTGATTGGTGTGCGGAGCTCAACAAGGGCACCGAAGCTCTCGAGAAGGATCTTGGTGAAGGGTGGAAGGAGATGATGCAGCAGAGCCGGGAGGAGAACAAGGGCTTGACGGAAGAAGAGATCAAACAAAAGAATCTGCGGTGGTTTTACGAGGACCTCGAGAAGACAGGCAAGATCACGTCAGAGAAGCgaaaggagatggagaagatgttTCTGAACAAGAAGCATTTGGAGGCTTGA
- the OTU1 gene encoding ubiquitin-specific protease otu1 (MEROPS:MER0116559; COG:O; COG:T; EggNog:ENOG503NWMT; BUSCO:EOG09263S1E), producing the protein MMIQIALRAPNGQSRIQVEDESTLSDLVALIKSKTELERFSLKYGYPLKNLDISLSSQSSSIKDLKLHGETIVVAPIDTTPAPAPEPAKPAKPAFVPKGIEPDETSLEWASRGGYIVLRVMPDDNSCMFTAVGGAFSIDNPSSRLRAQITEYILTHPEKYTAAILGSPPQKYCSHLMEKDTWGGAIELSILSDIYDIEISSIDVKSLRVDRFGEGKETRIIILYSGIHYDRIAFALDLSYPVDCDVTKWDTQDEEVLTKARQLAAQLQGMHYYTDTTDFVIKCEVCQWIGKGMKEAGVHQKETGHKEFGEMTIQ; encoded by the exons ATGATGATTCAAATCGCCCTCCGAGCCCCTAATGGGCAATCTCGAATCCAGGTTGAGGACGAGTCGACCCTCTCCGACCTTGTGGCGCTCATCAAATCAAAGACCGAGCTGGAGAGGTTCAGCCTGAAATACGGCTACCCACTCAAGAACCTGGACATCAGTCTCTCTTCACAAAGCTCAAGTATAAAAGACCTGAAGCTCCATGGGGAGACAATCGTCGTCGCACCCATCGATACCACAcctgctccagctccagaGCCAGCCAAGCCAGCGAAGCCAGCGTTTGTCCCTAAAGGGATAGAACCCGATGAGACATCCCTCGAGTGGGCCTCCCGAGGCGGTTACATAG TCCTAAGAGTAATGCCCGACGACAACAGCTGCATGTTCACCGCAGTAGGAGGCGCTTTCTCCATCGACAACCCATCCTCTCGCCTTCGCGCCCAAATCACCGAGTacatcctcacccacccagaAAAATACACCGCTGCCATCCTGGGCTCGCCCCCACAGAAGTATTGCTCCCATCTCATGGAAAAGGACACCTGGGGCGGCGCCATCGagctctccatcctctccgacATTTACGACATTGAGATTTCCTCCATCGATGTCAAGTCCCTCCGAGTCGACCGCTTTGGCGAGGGCAAAGAGACCCGCATAATCATTCTCTACAGCGGCATCCACTACGATCGCATCGCCTTTGCCCTTGACCTCTCCTACCCTGTGGACTGCGATGTAACAAAATGGGACACGCAAGACGAGGAGGTGCTCACAAAGGCGAGGCAGCTCGCTGCGCAACTCCAGGGGATGCACTACTACACTGACACAACCGATTTCGTCATCAAGTGCGAAGTGTGCCAGTGGATCGGCAAGGGGATGAAGGAGGCCGGTGTGCACCAGAAGGAGACGGGGCACAAGGAGTTTGGCGAGATGACGATTCAGTAG
- a CDS encoding hypothetical protein (EggNog:ENOG503NXGR), whose amino-acid sequence MCQGGSRSPRRFDRSTTINPIRVVISQTTRSESNEMASSADMASTSYFGRPVAKHRLATDFDLLVKWSRVLGARPENPSCILSQLSKEDQAALFSPSFEQFRIVDDASEGPKIEIVQNKLYERLGLAPMDPDLAAMMVSDNYKRSEKSLCDVACHLRDAEEESGILYDFCLQKAKNAGWTDYEAHQYAKMYRSRHFVHIVRRRQQEIRDEKRKLTIPGYTPIERDLIPVIEDPLEAASTTGLRSYFAGLPEATSTLASVRLAENGPPASAYAGQTHDLQQTPVSAPTSNVGYMQAARHEYHPSFSPHVTTSVVDQLRLEDIQLYQTPSPVGEHSQANATPFTPSPAPMTTKASYSGYVSGASDTSMEAQASDNSGQFSDASSAVTEMPVYAADDDDYDDADGGALLPRDLAESLGIPSQIPYSSHVTQQPVFQTMPTVPLGALLGAGLSGYWLPVYAASDVAENGNQNSPAFQFPPLNAPANTECNSPDLVLTTTTQFGDTQLTTLLTPAKGPRNSLSENVKVTQYPESRQQLWNGMTCYDVPSSALGFLKKHQILPTYWTTKLGKERFLRHKFSDLKHADAKVMRDKTLGKVARNPVYIVVDLSNIIIGFYDKMKEKRGIPLGRRVIAPAFSFNNFDTLLARDRSVGKRILAGSLGSATKSLPSHVKQAGAIGYDVNLLHRVSKPVSPRKMRADLQSDTSNDDDDLFTGPMKLGEQGVDEVLHLKLLQLDFDHKPGTICLGTGDAASAEYSDGFLKNIERLLERGWRVELYGWAHNISFAWRDEFETKWADFFKIIELDEFCEELFDMTVESIPDFKPAF is encoded by the exons ATGTGCCAGGGTG GAAGTCGAAGCCCACGCCGTTTCGACCGATCGACAACAATCAATCCCATTCGCGTTGTCATCTCACAAACCACAAGGTCAGAGTCCAACGAGATGGCTTCATCCGCCGACATGGCGTCGACCTCCTACTTTGGTCGGCCCGTAGCCAAGCACCGGCTTGCCACCGACTTCGACCTGCTTGTCAAGTGGTCCCGGGTCCTTGGAGCACGCCCGGAGAACCCCTCCTGCATCCTGTCGCAGCTCTCTAAGGAAGACCAAGCTGCCCTGTTCTCTCCATCATTCGAGCAGTTCCGCATCGTCGACGACGCGTCGGAGGGTCCCAAGATTGAGATCGTCCAGAACAAGCTGTACGAGCGACTTGGACTCGCACCTATGGATCCCGACCTGGCCGCCATGATGGTCTCTGACAACTACAAGCGTTCCGAGAAGTCTTTGTGCGATGTCGCCTGCCACCTGCGtgacgccgaggaggagtctGGCATTCTCTACGACTTTTGCCTCCAGAAAGCCAAAAACGCGGGCTGGACTGACTACGAAGCTCACCAGTACGCCAAGATGTACCGGTCCAGGCATTTCGTTCACATTGTGCGCCGCCGGCAACAGGAGATCAGAGACGAGAAGCGCAAGCTCACCATTCCCGGCTATACCCCTATTGAGCGGGATTTGATCCCTGTGATTGAAGACCCTCTTGAAGCTGCCTCAACCACTGGGCTGCGGTCGTACTTTGCTGGCCTTCCCGAGGCCACCTCGACCCTGGCATCTGTCCGTCTTGCAGAGAATGGCCCTCCCGCCTCAGCGTATGCCGGCCAGACTCACGACCTTCAACAAACACCAGTTTCTGCGCCTACCAGCAATGTGGGATACATGCAGGCCGCCCGTCACGAGTACCATCCATCATTTTCTCCTCACGTCACCACATCAGTTGTCGATCAGTTGCGACTTGAAGACATTCAGCTGTACCAGACGCCGTCGCCCGTTGGCGAGCACTCTCAGGCGAATGCCACCCCTTTCACCCCATCACCCGCTCCCATGACTACGAAGGCCTCCTACTCTGGTTATGTCTCGGGCGCCAGCGACACCTCCATGGAGGCTCAAGCATCTGACAACTCAGGCCAGTTCTCCGACGCATCTTCTGCTGTTACAGAGATGCCTGTGTATGCtgcagatgacgacgatTATGATGACGCCGACGGCGGCGCCTTGTTGCCCAGAGACCTTGCTGAGTCGCTTGGAATCCCCTCTCAGATCCCTTACTCCTCACATGTCACTCAACAACCTGTCTTTCAAACAATGCCCACAGTTCCGCTGGGAGCCCTCTTGGGTGCCGGTCTGAGCGGATACTGGCTTCCCGTGTACGCCGCTTCCGATGTCGCTGAGAACGGAAACCAAAATTCCCCTGCGTTTCAGTTCCCCCCTCTGAACGCTCCTGCCAATACCGAGTGCAACAGCCCCGACCTTgtgctcaccaccactactcAGTTTGGTGATACCCAGTTGACGACTTTGCTGACTCCTGCCAAGGGCCCGCGGAATTCCTTGTCTGAGAATGTCAAGGTGACCCAGTACCCTGAGTCTCGACAGCAGCTGTGGAACGGAATGACATGTTACGATGTCCCCTCATCTGCCCTGGGCTTTTTGAAAAAGCATCAGATTCTTCCGACGTACTGGACCACCAAGCTGGGCAAGGAGCGCTTTCTGCGACACAAGTTCAGCGATTTGAAGCACGCAGATGCCAAGGTCATGCGTGACAAAACCTTGGGCAAGGTTGCTCGCAATCCTGTCTACATTGTCGTCGACTTGTCCAACATCATTATTGGCTTCTACgacaagatgaaggagaagcgTGGCATTCCCCTTGGCAGGCGCGTTATTGCCCCTGCCTTCAGCTTCAATAACTTCGACACGCTGCTTGCCCGCGATCGGAGTGTCGGGAAGCGTATTCTTGCCGGATCACTTGGAAGCGCCACCAAGTCTTTGCCAAGCCATGTCAAGCAAGCTGGCGCCATAGGCTATGATGTTAACCTTTTGCATCGGGTGTCCAAGCCAGTTTCGCCGCGTAAGATGCGAGCGGATCTTCAGTCGGACACTTCtaacgatgacgacgacctcTTTACCGGCCCCATGAAGCTGGGCGAGCAAGGTGTCGACGAGGTTCTCCATCTCAAGCTTCTTCAGCTTGATTTTGATCACAAGCCTGGCACCATTTGTCTGGGCACTGGCGATGCTGCGTCTGCCGAGTACTCTGACGGTTTTTTGAAGAACATTGAGCGTCTCCTTGAGCGCGGCTGGCGTGTCGAGTTGTACGGATGGGCTCATAACATTTCCTTTGCCTGGCGCGACGAGTTTGAGACCAAGTGGGCTGATTTCTTCAAGATCATTGAGCTGGACGAGTTCTGTGAGGAGCTTTTTGACATGACCGTTGAGTCCATCCCGGACTTCAAACCGGCCTTTTAA